Proteins encoded in a region of the Dendropsophus ebraccatus isolate aDenEbr1 chromosome 11, aDenEbr1.pat, whole genome shotgun sequence genome:
- the LOC138767270 gene encoding kinetochore protein NDC80 homolog isoform X1 — translation MAQKFYKKFSWLSSGHTDQSEKISHRHGCCDVLQICRGRAQVNCPDRAAVLEWVKLLQEFLADGGCAGDAPVSCRCLESLQDSWSLAMILSPAFQNLCTCHEEQHRLAESLRSPFQLFRGFFLRLDVMRRWRKVVSAAPWLQDLLEVCCSVAVPSPQGMCLSCRERQAVRSEVSACKRHPPRSGQPADRGSAGCRHAAGGYDCLCDLERPGKKEIKTIERPEPGDPPGPWASVQQLKHSLKKHLETHQLHLEAIEVRLSSLERRAQDVTRHLEKAKLELEAIKQGSVTLKTLVEEGPILSPERRNQPPEPYRSDPGRRRIVDCPAGGSNAHHREDLQTGLSACQRHVDVLIKQITQQINQMESDISVTSQLRQSAV, via the exons ATGGCTCAAAAATTCTATAAGAAATTTTCCTGGCTTTCCTCTGGTCACACGGATCAGTCAGAGAAGATCAGTCACAG acaTGGCTGTTGCgatgtgctgcagatctgcaggggACGGGCCCAGGTGAACTGTCCAGACAGAGCAGCAGTGCTGGAGTGGGTGAAGCTGCTGCAGGAG TTTCTTGCAGATGGCGGCTGTGCCGGGGACGCTCCCGTTTCCTGTAGATGTCTGGAATCTCTGCAGGACTCGTGGTCTCTGGCGATGATTCTGTCCCCAGCGTTCCAGAACCTGTGCACATGCCATGAGGAGCAACACAGACTGGCAGAGTCTCTGAG ATCTCCCTTCCAGCTATTCCGCGGTTTCTTCCTCCGGTTGGATGTGATGCGTCGCTGGCGTAAGGTGGTGTCCGCCGCCCCCTGGCTGCAGGATCTGCTGGAG GTGTGCTGCAGTGTGGCGGTGCCCAGTCCGCAGGGGATGTGCCTGTCCTGCCGGGAGCGCCAGGctgtgaggtcagag GTGTCTGCTTGCAAGAGGCACCCCCCTCGCAGTGGCCAGCCGGCGGACAGGGGGTCTGCAGGGTGCAGGCATGCTGCAGGTGGATACG ATTGTCTGTGTGATCTGGAGCGGCCCGGTAAGAAAGAGATAAAGACCATAGAGCGACCCGAGCCTGGAGACCCCCCG GGTCCCTGGGCCTCGGTGCAGCAGCTGAAGCATTCTCTGAAGAAGCACTTGGAGACTCATCAGCTCCACCTGGAGGCCATAGAGGTTCGGCTGAGCAGCCTAGAGCGGAGGGCACAGGATGTCACCAGACACCTGGAGAAAGCCA AGCTTGAGCTGGAGGCAATCAAGCAGGGAAGCGTCACCTTGAAGACCCTGGTGGAGGAGGGGCCGATTCTCTCTCCGGAGAGGAGGAACCAGCCGCCT GAACCTTATAGAAGTGACCCGGGCCGCAGGCGTATCGTTGactgcccagcaggtggcagcaatgCACATCACCGGGAGGATCTGCAGACCGGGCTCTCCGCGTGTCAGCGCCATGTGGAT GTTCTCATTAAGCAGATAACGCAGCAGATTAACCAGATGGAGAGCGACATATCTGTGACATCACAGCTGCGCCAAAGTGCGGTATAG
- the LOC138767270 gene encoding kinetochore protein NDC80 homolog isoform X2 → MILSPAFQNLCTCHEEQHRLAESLRSPFQLFRGFFLRLDVMRRWRKVVSAAPWLQDLLEVCCSVAVPSPQGMCLSCRERQAVRSEVSACKRHPPRSGQPADRGSAGCRHAAGGYDCLCDLERPGKKEIKTIERPEPGDPPGPWASVQQLKHSLKKHLETHQLHLEAIEVRLSSLERRAQDVTRHLEKAKLELEAIKQGSVTLKTLVEEGPILSPERRNQPPEPYRSDPGRRRIVDCPAGGSNAHHREDLQTGLSACQRHVDVLIKQITQQINQMESDISVTSQLRQSAV, encoded by the exons ATGATTCTGTCCCCAGCGTTCCAGAACCTGTGCACATGCCATGAGGAGCAACACAGACTGGCAGAGTCTCTGAG ATCTCCCTTCCAGCTATTCCGCGGTTTCTTCCTCCGGTTGGATGTGATGCGTCGCTGGCGTAAGGTGGTGTCCGCCGCCCCCTGGCTGCAGGATCTGCTGGAG GTGTGCTGCAGTGTGGCGGTGCCCAGTCCGCAGGGGATGTGCCTGTCCTGCCGGGAGCGCCAGGctgtgaggtcagag GTGTCTGCTTGCAAGAGGCACCCCCCTCGCAGTGGCCAGCCGGCGGACAGGGGGTCTGCAGGGTGCAGGCATGCTGCAGGTGGATACG ATTGTCTGTGTGATCTGGAGCGGCCCGGTAAGAAAGAGATAAAGACCATAGAGCGACCCGAGCCTGGAGACCCCCCG GGTCCCTGGGCCTCGGTGCAGCAGCTGAAGCATTCTCTGAAGAAGCACTTGGAGACTCATCAGCTCCACCTGGAGGCCATAGAGGTTCGGCTGAGCAGCCTAGAGCGGAGGGCACAGGATGTCACCAGACACCTGGAGAAAGCCA AGCTTGAGCTGGAGGCAATCAAGCAGGGAAGCGTCACCTTGAAGACCCTGGTGGAGGAGGGGCCGATTCTCTCTCCGGAGAGGAGGAACCAGCCGCCT GAACCTTATAGAAGTGACCCGGGCCGCAGGCGTATCGTTGactgcccagcaggtggcagcaatgCACATCACCGGGAGGATCTGCAGACCGGGCTCTCCGCGTGTCAGCGCCATGTGGAT GTTCTCATTAAGCAGATAACGCAGCAGATTAACCAGATGGAGAGCGACATATCTGTGACATCACAGCTGCGCCAAAGTGCGGTATAG